The following is a genomic window from Citrifermentans bemidjiense Bem.
CCTCGTACCCCGAGGTGCCGTTGATCTGCCCCGCGTTGTACAGGTTGCGGACCAGCTTCGTCTCCAGAGAGGCGTGCAGCTGGATCGGGTTGACGTAGTCGTACTCGATCGCGTAGGCCGGGCGCATGATCTCCACCCGCTCCAGTCCTTCGATGCTGCGGTAGAAGGCCCACTGAATGTCGATGGGAAGCGAGGTCGACATCCCGCTCGGATACACCTCTACCGTCTCGCGCCCTTCCGGTTCGATGAAAGTCTGGTGCCGGTCCTTCTCGGGGAAGCGCACCACCTTGTCTTCGATGGAGGGGCAGTACCGGGGGCCGATACCCTCGATAATACCGGCGTAAAGCGGCGAGCGGTCCAGTCCGGAGCGGATGATGTCGTGCGACTTTGGATTCGTGTAAGCGATGTGGCAGGGAACCTGCTGCTGCTCGATCCTCTCGGTGGAGAAAGAAAACGGGATCGGGTTCTCGTCGCCGTGCTGCGCTTCAAGCCTTTCGAAGTCGATGGTCCTGCCGTCCAGGCGTGCGGGAGTGCCGGTCTTCAACCTTCCCACCTCGAAGCCTACGTCCTTCAGTCCGTCCGAAAGGCCGATGGAGGGAAGGTCCCCTGCCCTGCCGCCCGGGTAATGGACAAGACCGATATGGATAAGCCCGCGCATGAAGGTACCGGTGGTGAGAACAACGGTCCTGCTTAGGTACCTCACCCCGCCCTTGGTGTCCACCCCTGCAACGGACCCGTCTTCCAGGTACAAGTCCGTGACCTCAACCTGCTTCAGATCCAGGTTATCCTGCTGCTCCATGACATGCTTCATGCGCAGGCGGTACAACTGCTTGTCGGCCTGTGCGCGGGAGGCGCGCACCGCTGGGCCCTTCTTGGTGTTGAGCACGCGGAACTGAATTCCGGTAGCGTCGATGTTCCGTCCCATCTCCCCGCCCAGTGCATCGATCTCCTTAACCAGGTGCCCCTTCGCCAGGCCGCCGATGGCCGGGTTGCAGGACATAAGCGCGATGGCGTCCAGGTTGATGGTGAGCATAAGGGTGGAACGCCCCATGCGGGCAGCGGCCAGAGCGGCCTCGCACCCGGCATGACCGGCACCGACCACGATCACGTCATATGTCTTATCGTAAACTATCAAAACCTTACTCCATTGATGCCTGAGACTTATTTACCGCAGAGGACGCTGAGGTCGCAGAGGGATTGAACCTGTATTGTTCCACGTGGAACATTAGGCCTAACGGCGCAACCAGCGTGCGCTCACAGCGTGAAAACAACGACTATGAATATCCTGGCAGCGTCACCCACCCCCCTACCCCCTCCCGTCAAGGGAGGGGGCGTGCTACAAGCAGGTGGTCAAAAAAACACCAAGTAGAGCGTAGTGGGAGACAGCACGTACAGGACAACTCCCTCACAGAACGCAACCTATACTAAAAGGGTTCCCCCTCCCCTGGCGGGAGGGGGTTAGGGGATGGGGGAAGTAGCCACAGCTTCCCACGTTGCAGACTTCACTGTACCGTATCCTTCATATCGTGCTCTGGAGCCAGCAAACTATTAGCATAGGTTCAAAAGCTATGTTCCACGTGAAACAAACTAGAAATACTGAACCATCCCGTGATGTTACACACTAATATATCTACTTCCCAATACAGAAGCTGGAGAAAATCCGGTCCAGTACGTCGTCCGCCGTAGTCTCGCCGGTAACCTCCCCTACCGCGTCCAGCGCATCGCGCAGATCGACGGGCAGAAGCTCCATATTCACCCCCGACTCCAGGTTCGCTACGAACGATTGCAGCGACTCCCTCGCCTTCAAGAGCGCATCGCGATGCCGCGCCTTGGAGAGGGCTACAAACTCCCGGCCGTCTATGGCGTGCCCGTGCATGAAGGCGTTAGTGATGGCGTCACGCAGTTGAGGGACACCGTCTCCAGTGTGGGTGGAGATAGCGACCACCGGAGCGGAGCAGCCAGATGGAAGGTCTACCGCCAGCGGCAGGTCGGACTTGTTGCGCACCACGATGCAGCTCTTCGATCCGATTGCCTCCAGGATGGCGGCGTCTTCATCCCCGAAAGCGGACGACCCGTCGATGACAAAAAGAACAAGGTCCGCCTTGGGAATACGGTCCAGAGAAAGGCGCACGCCTTCCTGCTCTACTTGGTCTTCCGACTCGCGGATCCCGGCAGTGTCCAGGAGCTTCACCGGTAGGCCGTTTATGTTTACGACCTCCTCGATGAGGTCCCTGGTGGTGCCGGGAACGGAGGTGACTATGGCGCGTTTTTCCTTCAAGAGCGTGTTGAGCAGGCTCGACTTTCCTACGTTCGGCTTGCCGGCGATGACGACGGATACGCCGTCGCGAAGCACCCTCCCCTCGTCGAAGCCGGCTATCAGGGCGTCGAGTTCAGCCAAAGCGGGGGCCACTTTACCCAAGACGTCGGTCTCTACTGCGACATTCACGTCATCCTCGGGGAAGTCGATCAACGCCTCGACATAGGCCAGCGCGTAAACTATCCCCTCTTTCACCGTTGAGATGCGCTGCGACAAGAGCCCTTCCCGCTGATGCTGGGCCAGTGCCAATGACGCATCGGTACGGCTGGATATGACGTCCATCACGGCTTCTGCCTGCACCAGGTCGATGCGCCCGTTGAGGAAGGCGCGCTTGGTGAACTCGCCTGGCTCAGCCGGGCGCGACCCTTGGGAGATCACCAGCGCAAGGATGCGGGAGACAACGAGGGTGCCGCCGTGGCACTGTATCTCGACCACGTCCTCGCGGGTGTAGGAGTTGGGCGCCTTCATATATACAGCCATGGCCTCGTCCACCAGGTCGCCGGTTCCGGGCTGTACCACTTCACCATAAGAAAAACGGTGGCTTTTTAGGCCACCGTTCGATTTGGCGTTGAAGATGCTCCGGGCGATCTGCAGAGCTGCGGGGCCGCTTATCCTGACGATCCCGATGCCGCCTTCCCCTACCGGAGTGCTGATCGCTGCAATTGTGTCGCGGACATACATTTGCTGTACCTGATGCCGGTTAGTCTGCTACGGCTTTGTTGATATACATCTGCTGAGCGATGGTCAGCACGTTGTTCACCAGCCAGTAGATGACGAGGCCGGACGGGAAGTTCAGGAACATGAAGGTGAAGACGATGGGAAGCATGAGCATCATCTTGGCCTGCACCGGATCCATGTTGGTCGGGGTCATCTTCTGCTGGATGAACATGGTGACGCCCATGATGATCGGGGTCACGTAGTACGGATCCTTGGCGGAGAGGTCAGTGATCCAGAGATAGAAAGGAGCGTGGCGCA
Proteins encoded in this region:
- the mnmE gene encoding tRNA uridine-5-carboxymethylaminomethyl(34) synthesis GTPase MnmE — protein: MYVRDTIAAISTPVGEGGIGIVRISGPAALQIARSIFNAKSNGGLKSHRFSYGEVVQPGTGDLVDEAMAVYMKAPNSYTREDVVEIQCHGGTLVVSRILALVISQGSRPAEPGEFTKRAFLNGRIDLVQAEAVMDVISSRTDASLALAQHQREGLLSQRISTVKEGIVYALAYVEALIDFPEDDVNVAVETDVLGKVAPALAELDALIAGFDEGRVLRDGVSVVIAGKPNVGKSSLLNTLLKEKRAIVTSVPGTTRDLIEEVVNINGLPVKLLDTAGIRESEDQVEQEGVRLSLDRIPKADLVLFVIDGSSAFGDEDAAILEAIGSKSCIVVRNKSDLPLAVDLPSGCSAPVVAISTHTGDGVPQLRDAITNAFMHGHAIDGREFVALSKARHRDALLKARESLQSFVANLESGVNMELLPVDLRDALDAVGEVTGETTADDVLDRIFSSFCIGK
- the mnmG gene encoding tRNA uridine-5-carboxymethylaminomethyl(34) synthesis enzyme MnmG yields the protein MIVYDKTYDVIVVGAGHAGCEAALAAARMGRSTLMLTINLDAIALMSCNPAIGGLAKGHLVKEIDALGGEMGRNIDATGIQFRVLNTKKGPAVRASRAQADKQLYRLRMKHVMEQQDNLDLKQVEVTDLYLEDGSVAGVDTKGGVRYLSRTVVLTTGTFMRGLIHIGLVHYPGGRAGDLPSIGLSDGLKDVGFEVGRLKTGTPARLDGRTIDFERLEAQHGDENPIPFSFSTERIEQQQVPCHIAYTNPKSHDIIRSGLDRSPLYAGIIEGIGPRYCPSIEDKVVRFPEKDRHQTFIEPEGRETVEVYPSGMSTSLPIDIQWAFYRSIEGLERVEIMRPAYAIEYDYVNPIQLHASLETKLVRNLYNAGQINGTSGYEEAAAQGLMAGINAALRVQGKEPLVLGRSEAYIGVMIDDLVTLGTKEPYRMFTSRAEYRLLLREDNADLRLREKGHDIGLVPESLYHSFLAKKELIDSELDRLSRERLTPSAAGEELLQEWDLVGIQNAISYEQLLRRPDFTCSDLSRIYPEIMELPETVREQLEIQIKYKGYIERQLEQVARAARLESTTIPADMDYSTVPSLSAEVREKLVRFRPDTLGQASRIPGVTPAGITILSIALKARYGR